A stretch of Chryseobacterium viscerum DNA encodes these proteins:
- a CDS encoding putative LPS assembly protein LptD codes for MAKTVLKNILQILIILIFNNFLAQKTPEKLPKNAVNDTISKKDTIVVKKETLDDILRTKADDQRRDIPKKMTFLNKNAQVKYQDMQIDADYISIDDNKNLIYARGKQDSLGKIIEPVITTQAGKKYETNEFSYNTKTKQAIAFNARTEESEGVIIAQKTKKYNDSVFAMRKADYTTDDYFIKKKDTAADYFMRAYNIKLIKTKTKSQIVTGPIQMFIEQVPTPLYLPFAILPFSDKRAAGILIPSFGEREDVGFFLNGIGYYQPIGEHFDVKVLADIYTKGSWNLRPQVNYQKKYRYSGNFTADVGTMVRGIKGLDDYTKNSTYRINWTHSQDSKANPFLTFSASVDIVSTKFYNNPLNNNYIFNQNVLNTQQNSTVTLTKRFLKLPATITGTASYSQNFATGLADLRLPQMNVAINQFYLFKSRTGIRQGLLENITVNTGFNLTNFVNTQENELFKKEMWDKMQTGLKNNIALATNTTVAKYFTFSLSANIDNALTTKTLNRYYDPVKNVTVDEINKNFSGYSTFSTSASLQTTLFGMMKFKKGSAVEAVRHMMTPSVSFTYSPDFSSPNFGYYRNYYNATGALTPYSIFEKGIIGSPSSGMQGALGFNIGNNIEMKVKSKSDSTGVKKIKIFESLNLSGSYNFAANDHPWSVFSINGQSSFFNNKLTVNTSLALEPYKIDFSSGQDSGVRTEQFGHFSVQGFNVQLSYPLSSEIFGEKTDYAKKYSSKGEVRNENYYFDDDHYAHFDQAWTLNISANYAYSKGLSRFANKIASIGLDGSIKLTPFWNINGSTHYDMVTKELAYTRIGFSRDQRSFTINFNWVPFGQYKVYDFFIGIKANILSDALKYKDRSFTQPNAPF; via the coding sequence TTGGCCAAAACCGTCCTCAAAAATATATTACAAATTTTAATTATCCTAATTTTTAACAATTTTTTAGCACAGAAAACTCCTGAAAAATTGCCTAAAAATGCGGTTAATGATACTATTTCCAAAAAGGATACCATAGTTGTAAAAAAAGAAACTTTGGATGATATTCTTCGCACAAAAGCTGATGATCAGAGAAGAGACATTCCCAAAAAGATGACTTTTCTGAACAAAAATGCACAGGTGAAGTATCAGGATATGCAGATTGATGCAGACTATATTTCAATAGATGATAATAAAAATCTGATTTATGCCAGAGGAAAACAAGATTCCTTAGGAAAAATCATTGAACCTGTAATTACCACCCAGGCTGGAAAAAAATACGAAACCAACGAATTCAGCTATAACACAAAAACCAAACAGGCGATTGCTTTCAATGCAAGAACAGAAGAAAGTGAAGGGGTAATTATAGCTCAGAAGACCAAAAAATATAACGACTCCGTATTCGCGATGAGAAAAGCGGATTATACAACGGATGATTATTTCATTAAGAAAAAAGATACAGCTGCGGATTATTTTATGAGAGCTTATAATATTAAGCTGATTAAAACCAAAACAAAATCCCAAATCGTTACAGGACCTATCCAGATGTTTATTGAGCAGGTTCCTACGCCTCTTTATCTTCCGTTTGCCATTTTACCGTTTTCAGATAAAAGAGCAGCCGGTATCCTGATTCCTAGTTTCGGAGAAAGAGAAGATGTAGGTTTTTTCCTTAATGGAATAGGATATTACCAGCCAATAGGAGAACACTTTGACGTTAAGGTTTTAGCAGATATTTATACAAAAGGAAGCTGGAATTTACGTCCTCAGGTGAATTATCAGAAGAAGTACCGTTACTCTGGAAACTTTACAGCAGATGTAGGAACCATGGTAAGAGGTATTAAAGGTTTGGATGACTATACCAAGAACAGTACTTATAGAATTAACTGGACCCACTCTCAGGATTCTAAAGCCAATCCTTTCCTTACATTCAGTGCTTCTGTGGACATCGTAAGTACAAAGTTTTATAACAACCCGCTTAACAATAACTATATTTTCAACCAGAATGTATTGAATACCCAGCAGAACTCTACGGTAACCCTTACCAAAAGATTTCTGAAACTTCCGGCAACCATTACAGGAACGGCTTCTTATTCACAAAACTTTGCAACGGGATTGGCAGACCTTCGTCTTCCACAAATGAACGTAGCGATTAACCAGTTTTACCTGTTTAAATCAAGAACAGGAATAAGACAGGGGCTTCTTGAAAATATTACAGTGAATACAGGTTTCAACCTTACCAATTTTGTGAATACTCAGGAGAACGAGCTGTTTAAAAAAGAAATGTGGGACAAAATGCAGACGGGTCTTAAAAATAATATCGCATTGGCTACCAATACCACAGTGGCAAAATATTTCACGTTCAGTTTAAGCGCCAATATCGATAATGCTTTGACTACGAAAACGCTTAATAGATATTATGATCCGGTAAAGAATGTAACAGTGGATGAGATCAATAAAAACTTCTCAGGATATTCTACATTCTCTACTTCTGCCAGTCTTCAGACCACACTTTTCGGGATGATGAAATTCAAAAAAGGATCTGCCGTAGAAGCGGTAAGACATATGATGACCCCAAGTGTAAGCTTCACATATTCTCCTGATTTCTCAAGTCCTAATTTCGGATATTACAGAAATTATTACAATGCAACCGGAGCGTTGACTCCTTATTCTATTTTCGAAAAAGGAATCATAGGAAGCCCGTCAAGCGGAATGCAGGGTGCTTTAGGTTTCAATATCGGTAACAATATCGAGATGAAAGTAAAGTCTAAGAGTGATTCTACAGGGGTGAAAAAAATCAAGATATTTGAATCTTTAAACCTTTCAGGAAGCTACAACTTTGCAGCTAATGATCACCCTTGGTCTGTATTTTCAATCAACGGACAGTCTTCATTCTTCAATAATAAACTTACGGTGAATACCAGTCTTGCACTGGAACCTTATAAAATAGATTTCTCTTCAGGTCAGGATTCAGGAGTAAGAACAGAGCAGTTCGGGCACTTCAGTGTACAGGGATTCAATGTTCAGTTATCTTATCCTTTGAGCAGCGAGATTTTTGGAGAGAAGACCGATTATGCTAAAAAATATTCCTCAAAAGGAGAAGTCCGAAATGAAAATTATTATTTTGATGATGATCATTATGCTCATTTTGATCAGGCATGGACTTTAAACATCAGTGCGAACTATGCTTACTCAAAAGGCCTGAGCAGATTTGCCAATAAAATTGCATCTATAGGATTAGATGGGAGCATCAAGCTGACTCCTTTCTGGAATATCAACGGAAGTACGCATTATGATATGGTGACTAAGGAATTGGCATATACAAGAATTGGTTTCTCAAGAGATCAGCGAAGTTTTACAATCAATTTCAATTGGGTTCCTTTCGGACAGTATAAAGTGTATGACTTCTTTATTGGTATAAAAGCCAATATCTTAAGTGACGCACTGAAGTACAAAGACAGAAGCTTTACCCAGCCTAATGCACCTTTCTAA
- a CDS encoding N-acetylmuramoyl-L-alanine amidase family protein — MHKQNFKIILSFLLILTSNFIFSQKKFTIVLDAGHGGSDHGANRTYSDIGRVAEKDITLAITLKVGAMLEKNRDFKVIYTRKIDEYPSLSDRTNLANRSKADLFVSIHCNSSQRPTAYGTETYVQGPNQNNENLEVAKRENDVIFLDEKDKQTFGSYNPDSPESLIALKLQQSKYLESSLLLGGLVEDNFVNKDKRSSRGVFQKNLHVLRMNAMPSVLIETGFINHPEESHYIASDKGQTEIAESIYNAIIDYKKAVDRKSGGSISVRKPEPEKPAEVPLKNDFRILLMSSPTKYNENDPALKGLNYILTLKENGQYKYYYAVTNMSSVKDINLKTAKDAGFRNAFAVGFMPNQRINMGYYTIEVYTGDKLNGNSYILQNLKDVEREKDNGVFYYTYGKVYTLEDAAKLQKELEAKGVKNTVIQKVYK, encoded by the coding sequence ATGCACAAACAAAATTTTAAAATAATTTTATCATTTCTCCTTATCCTTACCAGCAACTTTATTTTCTCTCAGAAGAAGTTTACTATCGTTCTGGATGCGGGACACGGAGGAAGTGATCATGGAGCCAACAGGACTTATTCCGACATTGGAAGAGTGGCAGAAAAAGACATTACACTTGCTATTACGTTAAAAGTAGGCGCAATGTTAGAGAAAAACAGAGATTTCAAAGTTATATATACCCGTAAAATTGACGAGTATCCTTCTCTATCTGACAGAACCAATCTGGCGAACAGGAGTAAAGCAGATCTTTTCGTATCAATTCACTGTAATTCTTCTCAAAGACCTACGGCCTATGGTACAGAAACTTATGTACAGGGACCTAACCAGAATAACGAAAATCTTGAGGTAGCCAAAAGGGAAAATGACGTAATCTTCCTGGATGAAAAAGATAAACAGACCTTCGGTTCTTATAATCCCGATTCTCCTGAATCATTGATTGCATTAAAACTTCAGCAGAGCAAATATCTGGAGTCCAGTCTTCTTTTGGGCGGATTAGTAGAAGATAACTTTGTGAATAAAGATAAACGTTCCTCAAGAGGTGTTTTCCAAAAGAACCTTCACGTTCTCCGTATGAATGCCATGCCATCTGTACTAATAGAAACTGGTTTCATCAATCATCCTGAAGAAAGTCACTACATCGCTTCGGACAAGGGGCAGACTGAAATTGCGGAAAGTATTTACAACGCTATTATTGATTATAAAAAAGCAGTTGACAGAAAATCAGGAGGTTCTATCTCAGTCAGAAAGCCGGAACCGGAAAAACCTGCAGAAGTTCCTTTGAAAAATGATTTCAGGATTCTATTGATGAGTTCGCCTACGAAATACAATGAAAATGATCCTGCTCTGAAAGGATTGAATTACATTCTTACTCTTAAAGAGAACGGACAATACAAATATTACTATGCTGTAACAAATATGTCCTCCGTAAAAGATATTAATCTTAAAACAGCGAAGGATGCAGGATTTAGAAATGCTTTTGCCGTAGGATTTATGCCAAATCAAAGGATTAACATGGGTTATTATACGATAGAAGTATATACCGGAGATAAACTGAACGGCAATTCTTACATCCTTCAGAACCTGAAAGATGTAGAAAGAGAGAAAGACAATGGCGTTTTTTATTATACCTATGGAAAAGTATACACACTGGAAGATGCAGCAAAACTTCAAAAGGAACTTGAAGCTAAAGGTGTCAAAAACACAGTGATACAAAAAGTGTATAAATAA
- the rpsT gene encoding 30S ribosomal protein S20, which produces MANHKSALKRIRQNETRRLRNRYYHKTARTALKALRNEENKAAATEQLPKVIALLDKLAKKNIIHKNKAANLKSKLTKHVNKLA; this is translated from the coding sequence ATGGCAAATCATAAATCAGCACTAAAGAGAATCAGACAAAACGAAACTAGAAGACTTCGTAACAGATATTACCACAAGACTGCTAGAACAGCTTTAAAAGCTTTAAGAAATGAAGAGAACAAAGCTGCTGCTACAGAACAACTGCCAAAAGTTATCGCTTTATTGGATAAATTAGCTAAGAAAAATATTATCCACAAGAACAAAGCGGCTAACTTGAAAAGCAAATTGACAAAGCACGTTAATAAATTAGCGTAA
- a CDS encoding T9SS type A sorting domain-containing protein: MKFNLLLGKQFSFKAGLMALFLFSATTLSFAQNRIYAHAQSSGVFGVACLGCRIDNPLNAVGYNEDDYSTMVLGTVLLGGIQQTLIFPDLRSDTRLVVGIGTDNIPLSVQLLSGVTLETMNGGTSNEDRRTIDISLLKLGATPNRGTVEFKPTKPYDGIRIGLTGGVLSLGGGFRIYYAYQDPLISIMAHSQNGQVTLGGNIPVEGSEVTLFNTSGKEVYRSTLKSNTFEPRQSEGVYIMNVQTKEGKIYSRKILIK, encoded by the coding sequence ATGAAATTTAATTTACTTTTGGGAAAACAATTCTCTTTTAAAGCCGGATTAATGGCTTTATTTCTATTTTCAGCCACCACATTATCTTTTGCACAAAACAGAATTTATGCACACGCTCAAAGCTCAGGTGTATTTGGAGTAGCATGCCTGGGATGCCGTATAGATAATCCTTTGAATGCAGTTGGGTATAATGAGGATGACTATTCAACAATGGTATTGGGAACAGTCTTATTAGGAGGAATTCAACAAACTCTGATTTTTCCTGACCTAAGATCAGACACAAGGCTGGTTGTAGGAATCGGAACAGACAACATTCCATTATCTGTACAGTTATTAAGCGGAGTAACTCTTGAAACTATGAATGGCGGAACTTCTAATGAAGACCGCAGAACAATAGATATAAGTCTTCTTAAGCTGGGGGCAACACCCAACAGAGGAACAGTAGAATTCAAGCCGACAAAACCTTATGACGGAATAAGAATAGGCTTAACGGGAGGTGTATTAAGTCTTGGCGGCGGATTCAGAATTTATTATGCTTATCAGGATCCATTGATCAGCATTATGGCTCACAGCCAAAACGGGCAGGTTACTCTTGGAGGAAATATTCCGGTAGAAGGCTCAGAAGTCACGCTGTTCAATACTTCCGGAAAAGAAGTATATCGCTCTACACTAAAATCAAACACTTTTGAGCCAAGACAGTCTGAAGGTGTTTATATTATGAATGTACAAACTAAAGAAGGAAAAATATATTCCAGAAAAATTTTAATTAAATAA